One window of the Triticum dicoccoides isolate Atlit2015 ecotype Zavitan chromosome 3B, WEW_v2.0, whole genome shotgun sequence genome contains the following:
- the LOC119282615 gene encoding uncharacterized protein LOC119282615, with amino-acid sequence MAPPQQAPPPETPIFRTPDELLHDIFLRLPAAADLARASAACPSFRRLIADHAFLRRYRALHPPPLIGVVRDGTFIQAQPPHPSAVAARAFAGFDFSCSSFLPSTAGRTWRPIDFFDGRALIAGAPVQEENSVLGGRHFRYHNFLVRDLAVCDPVHRRYTLLPAVPGDLKALVRENELFELETFLAPGDDDEEDPLSFRVMCLVQCRMNILLVFSSSDGQWRSLPFYQWRAPEDELFDLPPAEDGLFTRQFVHGRFSWRLLFLNKLVLLDPRTMESSALNLPPQLEWSSRFVIVEAAQGMFGMLRKVQDRCSKDDDTYLLTYSSLRNNKWHLEKVIPLPVKGAALLWAGAGYLFIGARTYTRSSHEKPKFELLSVDVKTLQIELFAELSEATLPGQLYVGFPPSLCAPTI; translated from the coding sequence ATGGCGCCGCCGCAGCAAGCACCACCGCCGGAGACGCCGATCTTCCGAACCCCAGACGAGCTCCTCCACGACATCTTCCTCCGCCTCCCCGCTGCCGCCGACCTGGCCCGCGCCTCCGCGGCGTGCCCCTCCTTCCGCCGTCTCATCGCCGACCACGCCTTCCTCCGCCGCTACCGCGCCCTCCACCCGCCGCCTCTCATCGGCGTGGTCCGCGACGGCACCTTCATCCAGGCCCAGccaccgcacccctccgccgtcgccgcccgcgcctTTGCCGGCTTCGACTTCTCCTGCTCCTCCTTCCTCCCCTCCACCGCCGGCCGTACCTGGAGGCCGATTGACTTCTTCGACGGACGCGCCCTCATCGCCGGCGCCCCAGTCCAGGAAGAAAACAGCGTTCTTGGTGGGCGCCACTTCCGGTACCACAATTTTTTGGTCAGGGACCTCGCCGTGTGCGACCCCGTGCACCGCCGCTACACCCTGCTGCCGGCCGTCCCCGGCGACCTGAAAGCGCTGGTCCGTGAAAATGAGCTTTTTGAGCTGGAGACTTTCCTTGCTCCgggtgatgatgatgaggaggacccTTTATCATTCAGGGTGATGTGCTTGGTGCAATGCAGAATGAATATTCTGCTTGTCTTCTCCTCCTCGGATGGGCAGTGGCGTTCTCTTCCATTTTACCAATGGAGAGCTCCTGAGGATGAGCTGTTTGATCTGCCGCCCGCTGAGGATGGGCTGTTTACTCGTCAGTTTGTCCACGGACGCTTCAGTTGGCGTCTGCTCTTCCTGAACAAGTTGGTCCTGCTTGATCCACGCACCATGGAGTCCTCTGCTCTCAACCTCCCACCTCAACTAGAATGGAGTAGCAGATTTGTCATTGTCGAGGCGGCACAAGGAATGTTCGGAATGCTGCGTAAAGTCCAAGACAGGTGCAGCAAAGATGACGACACGTATTTGCTCACGTATTCTTCTCTGAGGAACAACAAATGGCACTTGGAGAAGGTCATCCCGTTGCCGGTAAAGGGTGCTGCTCTGCTTTGGGCAGGCGCGGGATACCTGTTCATAGGAGCCCGGACGTACACCAGATCTTCACATGAGAAGCCCAAGTTTGAGTTACTTTCGGTGGACGTCAAGACATTGCAGATCGAGTTGTTCGCGGAGCTAAGTGAAGCCACCTTACCTGGTCAACTATATGTTGGCTTTCCACCATCATTGTGTGCGCCAACTATATGA